A stretch of Myxococcales bacterium DNA encodes these proteins:
- a CDS encoding tetratricopeptide repeat protein, with protein MFTESIPNRRFELLPHIIIGLLVALVLVAVGQPIMTDDLWWHLALGDAYAQGGPWLAHDPLLFTSSGPPVAAAWLADLGLASITNLWGFTALRLTHVLLVTAILALAWSLLRRTSHSRVAASLCTGAFIVLSAYRLIQLRPHLLTILFSLILYRLLLESKECPSRRRVIEAVALCALWANLHAGFLLGPVLLGVGIAGLVIYEIGSARSFAPVRTPRVLWLGIALVLGTLATGFNPAGIDPHMAYLVAGSETPSLTRVADEWVALAAFRFPQAGSQPTPMAWIIFWLLLSGSLLAGIGALKHLGRNERGTPLNVNPVLLALSALGVVAPLVAVRFIWLGIFPLLLLSTSLGSWLSMPLGSWLNSHPVHQAQKTPEGKTRSLAALGCSTAAALVLLVGFIQFGDWPGVSRSIPPTLQQFAQPYFAAKYQAHAAWMLDDANLEGNLFNEYYMGGFLGYWLAPRLRTFVNGSLNVSRDAMDANLPIREHRGVLAGESFLELLDRQGIDVFLGMGLPRLKLGNRPWYHTTAHLENTPGWILVFRNITSSVYLRDNRRNAENLARVAVYYRDRGVAFDSARGFDTARVIRDARSWAITNGVIPTYYDQLVANSSDAKSQQGLRSLSLLASFYSALGLYDEAIEIDRGLLEQFPDVSIARRRLAWCSLRVGAFADAVKLAEFRPLRGQADPLLQAAGKIARIAAEGTTEEGAEEKLAGKIARLPVFTFAEARNLRAGMATPELRKALSATANLSR; from the coding sequence ATGTTCACCGAGTCCATTCCTAATCGGCGATTCGAACTCCTACCTCACATCATCATCGGCTTGCTCGTGGCCCTGGTTCTGGTAGCCGTGGGTCAACCCATCATGACCGACGACCTTTGGTGGCACCTCGCCCTCGGAGATGCCTACGCGCAAGGCGGTCCCTGGCTGGCCCACGACCCTCTCTTGTTTACTTCGTCGGGTCCACCGGTCGCGGCGGCATGGCTCGCCGATCTCGGCCTGGCCTCGATCACAAACCTTTGGGGCTTCACCGCTCTTCGATTGACTCACGTACTGCTCGTCACCGCGATTCTGGCTCTGGCCTGGTCTCTGCTCAGGCGCACGAGCCATTCGCGGGTCGCTGCGAGCCTTTGCACCGGCGCATTCATCGTGCTGTCCGCATATCGACTCATTCAACTCCGGCCCCATCTGTTGACGATCCTGTTCAGCTTGATTCTCTACCGGCTGCTGCTCGAGTCCAAAGAGTGCCCCTCGCGCCGCCGGGTTATAGAGGCCGTCGCGCTGTGCGCATTATGGGCGAACCTTCACGCTGGCTTCTTGCTGGGCCCGGTTTTGCTAGGGGTCGGAATTGCAGGTCTTGTCATCTATGAGATTGGATCTGCGCGAAGTTTCGCACCCGTCAGAACTCCGAGGGTCTTGTGGCTCGGTATCGCTCTCGTGCTCGGGACGCTAGCGACGGGGTTCAACCCGGCGGGCATCGATCCCCACATGGCCTACCTGGTCGCCGGTTCCGAAACACCCAGCTTGACCCGGGTTGCCGACGAATGGGTTGCGCTCGCCGCATTTCGCTTTCCGCAAGCGGGGAGCCAACCCACGCCAATGGCCTGGATCATATTCTGGCTGCTCTTGTCGGGTTCCCTGCTGGCAGGGATTGGGGCACTGAAACATCTCGGCCGCAATGAGCGTGGCACACCGTTGAACGTCAACCCCGTGCTACTCGCACTCTCGGCTCTCGGTGTCGTCGCCCCACTCGTTGCAGTGCGATTTATCTGGCTGGGGATCTTTCCGTTGCTGTTGCTAAGCACGTCTTTGGGCTCATGGCTGAGTATGCCTTTGGGCTCGTGGCTGAACTCGCACCCCGTTCACCAAGCGCAGAAAACCCCCGAAGGCAAAACACGATCTCTCGCGGCATTGGGATGCAGCACCGCGGCCGCACTCGTACTCCTTGTTGGCTTCATTCAGTTCGGGGACTGGCCCGGGGTATCGCGTTCCATTCCCCCAACCCTGCAACAATTTGCCCAACCCTATTTCGCAGCCAAGTATCAGGCCCACGCGGCATGGATGCTCGACGATGCAAACCTCGAGGGAAACCTCTTCAACGAGTATTACATGGGAGGGTTTCTCGGATATTGGCTCGCACCTCGGTTGCGAACCTTCGTCAATGGCAGCTTGAATGTCTCGCGCGACGCAATGGACGCGAATCTCCCGATCCGAGAGCACCGAGGCGTTTTGGCCGGCGAAAGTTTCCTGGAACTTCTCGACCGCCAGGGGATAGACGTTTTCTTGGGGATGGGCCTGCCCCGTCTCAAATTGGGCAACCGTCCCTGGTATCACACCACTGCCCATCTCGAGAATACGCCGGGCTGGATTCTCGTGTTTCGAAACATAACGTCCTCGGTGTACCTGAGGGACAATCGGCGAAACGCCGAAAACCTCGCGCGGGTCGCCGTCTACTATCGCGACCGGGGTGTGGCGTTCGATTCAGCTCGCGGTTTCGACACGGCGCGCGTGATCCGCGACGCCCGGAGCTGGGCAATTACAAACGGAGTGATCCCGACCTACTACGATCAACTCGTCGCAAATTCGAGCGACGCAAAGTCGCAGCAGGGCCTGCGTTCTCTCAGCCTGCTCGCTTCGTTCTACAGCGCGCTCGGACTCTACGACGAAGCGATCGAGATCGACCGCGGGCTGCTCGAACAATTCCCAGATGTTTCAATTGCGCGCAGAAGACTCGCCTGGTGTTCACTGCGCGTCGGGGCGTTCGCCGACGCGGTGAAGCTGGCAGAATTTCGACCCCTGCGAGGCCAGGCAGATCCCCTGCTTCAAGCGGCGGGAAAGATCGCCAGAATCGCCGCTGAGGGAACCACCGAGGAAGGGGCAGAAGAAAAGCTCGCTGGAAAGATCGCCCGGCTGCCGGTTTTCACCTTTGCGGAAGCCCGAAACTTGAGAGCGGGCATGGCGACACCGGAGCTGCGAAAAGCGTTGAGTGCAACCGCTAACCTGAGTCGCTAG